From Streptomyces zhihengii, the proteins below share one genomic window:
- a CDS encoding TetR/AcrR family transcriptional regulator, which translates to MTSPASAGPAYRRLSVEERRAQLLVSALGLFAHRPPEDVSLDDVAEAAGVSRPLVYRYFPGGKQQLYEAALRSAADQLESCFAEPAAGPPTERVARVLDRYLRFVDEHDAGFSALMRGGSVAETSRTTAIVDEVRRAAAEQILVHLGVVRPGHRLGMMVRTWIASVEAASLIWIDEGKVPPATELRDWLVDHLLGLLAVTAASDEETAAVVVALLPQEEPGGRVAGLAERLGPVLGGAAHLI; encoded by the coding sequence ATGACCAGTCCCGCTTCCGCCGGCCCCGCCTACCGACGGCTCAGTGTGGAGGAGCGCCGGGCGCAACTGCTCGTGTCCGCGCTCGGACTCTTCGCGCACCGGCCGCCGGAGGACGTCTCGCTCGACGACGTGGCGGAGGCGGCCGGGGTGTCCCGGCCCCTCGTCTACCGCTACTTCCCCGGCGGGAAGCAGCAGCTCTACGAGGCGGCGCTGCGCTCGGCCGCCGACCAGCTGGAGAGCTGCTTCGCCGAACCGGCCGCCGGGCCGCCGACCGAGCGCGTCGCCCGGGTCCTCGACCGCTATCTGCGGTTCGTCGACGAGCACGACGCCGGGTTCAGCGCGCTGATGCGCGGCGGGAGCGTCGCGGAGACCTCCCGCACGACGGCCATCGTCGACGAGGTCCGCCGGGCCGCTGCCGAGCAGATCCTCGTCCATCTCGGGGTGGTCCGTCCCGGGCACCGGCTCGGCATGATGGTCCGCACCTGGATCGCGTCCGTCGAGGCCGCGTCGCTGATCTGGATCGACGAGGGCAAGGTGCCGCCGGCCACCGAGCTGCGCGACTGGCTGGTCGACCATCTGCTCGGGCTGCTCGCGGTGACGGCCGCCTCGGACGAGGAGACGGCGGCCGTCGTCGTCGCGCTGCTGCCCCAGGAGGAACCCGGCGGGCGGGTCGCGGGGCTGGCGGAGCGCCTGGGCCCGGTGCTGGGCGGCGCGGCCCATCTGATCTGA
- a CDS encoding amidase family protein has product MELAEALENIERLDPQVSAFTEVWAEEARAARPAGALPLAGVALAVKGPAGIRAHAARRLIAAGAVAVGATSVPGPGSEWMTWGLGAHGPTRNPWRADRTPGGSSAGAAAAVATGMARVATGGDGAGSVRIPAAWCGVFGLKTTNGLLPSPDRTGLASAGLLTRTAEDARPFLHCLLDTNAHANAHTPTHADTGAHTDPPGRRLPLRAVWSPALGFAEVDREVLAVTGAAVARLESAGVVRLSGRDAVLLDPGDAWTAVRAGRPADGAAVRAENDRRLDALFAEADVLLTPATPNRPHGHDGPGAVYSTSLAWAFNLSGHPAASVPAGFTADGCPVGLQLVARRGADAWLLEAAVAAQRRLFTMRP; this is encoded by the coding sequence ATGGAGTTGGCGGAGGCACTGGAGAACATCGAGCGGCTCGACCCGCAGGTGAGCGCGTTCACCGAGGTCTGGGCCGAGGAGGCCCGCGCCGCCCGCCCCGCAGGGGCGCTGCCGCTGGCCGGGGTGGCGCTGGCCGTGAAGGGGCCGGCCGGTATCCGTGCCCACGCCGCGCGGCGGCTGATCGCGGCCGGTGCGGTCGCCGTCGGCGCGACCTCGGTGCCCGGGCCCGGCTCGGAGTGGATGACGTGGGGGCTCGGGGCGCACGGGCCGACCCGTAACCCGTGGCGGGCCGACCGGACGCCGGGCGGCTCGTCGGCCGGGGCGGCGGCGGCCGTCGCGACGGGCATGGCCCGCGTCGCCACCGGCGGCGACGGTGCGGGCTCGGTGCGCATCCCGGCCGCGTGGTGCGGGGTGTTCGGGCTGAAGACGACCAACGGCCTGCTGCCGAGCCCCGACCGCACCGGCCTGGCGTCGGCCGGGCTGCTGACCCGCACGGCGGAGGACGCCCGCCCGTTCCTGCACTGCCTCCTCGACACGAACGCGCACGCGAACGCACACACGCCCACGCACGCAGACACCGGCGCGCACACCGACCCGCCCGGGCGGCGACTGCCGCTGCGCGCCGTCTGGTCCCCGGCGCTCGGTTTCGCCGAGGTGGACCGGGAGGTGCTCGCCGTCACCGGCGCCGCGGTGGCCCGGCTGGAGTCCGCCGGGGTGGTCCGCCTGTCGGGGCGGGACGCCGTCCTGCTGGATCCGGGGGACGCCTGGACGGCCGTGCGGGCCGGCCGCCCCGCGGACGGGGCGGCGGTCCGCGCGGAGAACGACCGGAGGCTCGACGCCCTCTTCGCCGAGGCGGACGTCCTGCTGACCCCGGCGACCCCCAACCGCCCGCACGGCCACGACGGCCCGGGCGCCGTCTACTCGACCTCGCTGGCCTGGGCGTTCAACCTGAGCGGGCATCCGGCGGCCTCCGTCCCCGCCGGGTTCACCGCGGACGGCTGCCCGGTGGGCCTCCAGCTCGTCGCGCGGCGCGGCGCGGACGCCTGGCTGCTGGAGGCCGCGGTGGCGGCACAGCGGCGGCTGTTCACGATGCGGCCGTGA
- a CDS encoding AurF N-oxygenase family protein, whose protein sequence is MTTAAHDDIQLLRDALGPLRDREQVAARLLESSAKHSFDPDKELDWEAPLEDGKWFWPPELVSLYDTPMWRRMSEEQRMDLARHEAASLASLGIWFEIILMQLLVRHIYDKSVTSNHVRYALTEIADECRHSMMFARMIQKGGAPAYPVPRIHHNLARVLKTVSTTPGSFAATLLGEEVLDWMQRLTFPDERVQTLVRGVTRIHVVEEARHVRYAREELRRQMVTAPRWEQELTRLSCGQAARVFSVCFVNPEVYENVGLDRREAVAQVNASGHRREVMQSGARRLTDFLDDIGVLRGPGRRLWKSSGLLA, encoded by the coding sequence ATGACGACCGCAGCCCATGACGACATCCAGCTGCTCCGCGACGCGCTGGGACCCCTCCGGGACCGCGAGCAGGTCGCGGCCCGGCTGCTGGAGTCCTCGGCGAAGCACTCCTTCGACCCCGACAAGGAACTCGACTGGGAGGCCCCCCTCGAGGACGGCAAGTGGTTCTGGCCGCCGGAGCTGGTGTCCCTCTACGACACCCCGATGTGGCGCCGGATGTCCGAGGAACAGCGGATGGACCTGGCGCGGCACGAGGCCGCGTCACTGGCGTCGCTCGGCATCTGGTTCGAGATCATCCTGATGCAGCTCCTGGTCCGCCACATCTACGACAAGTCGGTGACCAGCAACCACGTCCGCTACGCGCTCACCGAGATCGCCGACGAGTGCCGGCACTCGATGATGTTCGCGCGGATGATCCAGAAGGGCGGCGCCCCCGCCTACCCGGTGCCCCGGATCCACCACAACCTCGCCCGGGTGCTGAAGACCGTCTCCACCACGCCCGGTTCGTTCGCGGCGACCCTGCTCGGCGAGGAGGTCCTCGACTGGATGCAGCGTCTGACGTTCCCCGACGAGCGGGTGCAGACGCTGGTGCGGGGCGTCACCCGCATCCATGTGGTGGAGGAGGCCCGCCATGTGCGGTACGCGCGGGAGGAGTTGCGCCGCCAGATGGTGACCGCACCGCGCTGGGAGCAGGAGCTGACCCGGCTGAGCTGCGGCCAGGCGGCCCGGGTGTTCAGCGTCTGCTTCGTCAACCCCGAGGTGTACGAGAACGTCGGCCTCGACCGGCGCGAGGCGGTGGCCCAGGTGAACGCCAGCGGGCACCGCCGGGAGGTCATGCAGAGCGGCGCCCGCAGGCTGACCGACTTCCTCGACGACATCGGTGTGCTGCGCGGCCCCGGCCGCAGGCTGTGGAAGAGCTCCGGACTCCTCGCATGA
- a CDS encoding ferritin-like domain-containing protein translates to MSTQDRYTTAPQSTLWQVPATGSARFTWEYDDGRDRLLALYQKGKDKQWDGATRIDWELEVDPYDPLGTPDEALTLYGTRHWAKMSEKDKADLRRHYTSWQFSQFLHGEQGAMVCAARIVESVPDLDAKFYSATQTMDEARHAEIYSRFLHDKVGMLYPINDNLQSLLGDTLRDSRWDMPYLGMQVLIEGLALAAFGMIRDTTTKPLPKQILAYIMQDEARHVAFGRMALRDYYRQLGDAELREREEFVIEGCYLMRDRLRGIEVLENFGVSKKEAEEYTEQSEFLHLFRKLLFSRIVPCVKDIGLWGERLQKAYLDMGVFDLGDASLDLLMTQDEEIAEQLDRERFAAEENERVAEVTRAIDEGAGLAGNASA, encoded by the coding sequence GTGTCGACGCAGGACCGCTACACGACAGCCCCGCAGAGCACCCTCTGGCAGGTCCCGGCCACCGGCTCGGCCCGCTTCACCTGGGAGTACGACGACGGGCGCGACCGGCTCCTGGCCCTCTACCAGAAGGGCAAGGACAAGCAGTGGGACGGTGCCACGCGCATCGACTGGGAGCTGGAGGTCGATCCCTACGACCCCCTCGGCACCCCCGACGAGGCGCTGACGCTGTACGGCACCCGCCACTGGGCGAAGATGTCCGAGAAGGACAAGGCCGACCTGCGGCGGCACTACACCTCCTGGCAGTTCAGCCAGTTCCTCCACGGCGAGCAGGGCGCCATGGTCTGCGCGGCCCGGATCGTGGAGTCGGTGCCCGACCTCGACGCCAAGTTCTACTCCGCCACGCAGACCATGGACGAGGCCCGGCACGCCGAGATCTACAGCCGCTTCCTGCACGACAAGGTCGGGATGCTCTACCCGATCAACGACAACCTCCAGTCCCTGCTCGGGGACACGCTGCGCGACTCGCGCTGGGACATGCCGTACCTCGGGATGCAGGTGCTCATCGAAGGGCTCGCGCTCGCCGCGTTCGGCATGATCCGCGACACCACCACCAAGCCGCTGCCCAAGCAGATCCTGGCCTACATCATGCAGGACGAGGCCCGCCACGTGGCCTTCGGACGGATGGCCCTGCGCGACTACTACCGGCAGCTCGGCGACGCCGAACTGCGCGAGCGCGAGGAGTTCGTCATCGAGGGCTGCTACCTGATGCGCGACCGGCTGCGCGGCATCGAGGTCCTGGAGAACTTCGGCGTCTCGAAGAAGGAGGCGGAGGAGTACACCGAGCAGTCGGAGTTCCTGCACCTCTTCCGCAAGCTGCTGTTCAGCCGGATCGTGCCCTGTGTCAAGGACATCGGCCTGTGGGGCGAGCGGCTCCAGAAGGCGTACCTCGACATGGGCGTCTTCGACCTGGGGGACGCCAGCCTCGACCTGCTCATGACCCAGGACGAGGAGATCGCCGAACAGCTCGACCGGGAGCGCTTCGCCGCGGAGGAGAACGAGCGGGTCGCCGAGGTGACCCGGGCGATCGACGAGGGCGCCGGGCTCGCCGGGAACGCCTCCGCCTGA